One genomic window of Glycine soja cultivar W05 chromosome 9, ASM419377v2, whole genome shotgun sequence includes the following:
- the LOC114368601 gene encoding sorbitol dehydrogenase-like — MGKGGMSIDEHGEGKEENMAAWLVGINSLKIQPFKLPTLGPHDVRVRMKAVGICGSDVHYLKTLRCAHFIVKEPMVIGHECAGIIEEVGSQVKSLVPGDRVAIEPGISCWRCDHCKQGRYNLCDDMKFFATPPVHGSLANQIVHPADLCFKLPDNVSLEEGAMCEPLSVGVHACRRANIGPETYVLIMGAGPIGLVTMLAARAFGAPRTVIVDVDDYRLSVAKSLGADDIVKVSTNIQDVAEEVVQIQKVMGADIDVTFDCAGFDKTMSTALSATQPGGKVCLVGMGHSEMTVPLTPAAAREVDVLGVFRYMNTWPLCLEFLRSGKIDVKPLITHRFGFSQKEVEEAFETSARGGNAIKVMFNL, encoded by the exons atggGTAAGGGGGGAATGTCAattgatgaacatggagaaggCAAAGAAGAGAATATGGCTGCTTGGCTTGTTGGAATAAACTCTCTCAAGATTCAGCCTTTCAAGCTTCCTACTTTGG GACCCCATGATGTCAGAGTTAGAATGAAGGCTGTTGGTATTTGTGGGAGTGATGTTCACTACCTCAAG aCACTGAGGTGTGCTCACTTTATAGTTAAAGAACCAATGGTTATTGGTCATGAGTGTGCTGGGATCATAGAAGAAGTTGGCAGTCAAGTGAAGAGTTTGGTGCCTGGTGACCGTGTGGCAATTGAGCCTGGGATCAGTTGTTGGCGTTGCGACCACTGCAAACAGGGTCGATATAACTTATGCGATGATATGAAGTTTTTTGCTACTCCACCAGTTCATGGTTCCCTGGCTAATCAG ATAGTGCATCCTGCAGACCTATGTTTTAAGCTGCCAGACAACGTGAGCCTAGAGGAGGGAGCAATGTGTGAACCCTTAAGTGTTGGTGTTCATGCTTGTAGGAGAGCTAATATTGGACCAGAAACATATGTGTTAATCATGGGAGCAGGACCTATAGGACTTGTTACAATGCTTGCAGCTCGTGCTTTTGGGGCACCCAGGACTGTCATTGTGGATGTAGATGACTATCGTTTATCTGTTGCAAAATCACTTGGTGCCGATGACATTGTTAAAGTCTCAACAAACATTCAG GATGTGGCTGAAGAAGTTGTGCAGATACAGAAGGTTATGGGAGCTGATATAGATGTTACCTTTGATTGTGCTGGTTTTGACAAAACCATGTCTACAGCACTGAGTGCTACTCAGCCAGGTGGCAAAGTTTGTCTAGTGGGAATGGGACATTCTGAAATGACTGTCCCACTCACCCCAGCTGCAGCAAG GGAAGTTGATGTGCTTGGAGTTTTTCGCTATATGAACACATGGCCTCTTTGCCTTGAGTTTCTAAGGAGTGGAAAAATCGATGTAAAACCCCTTATAACTCATAGGTTTGGGTTTTCTCAAAAGGAAGTGGAAGAAGCCTTTGAAACAAGTGCTCGTGGTGGTAACGCCATCAAGGTTATGTTCAATCTTTAG